Below is a genomic region from Medicago truncatula cultivar Jemalong A17 chromosome 3, MtrunA17r5.0-ANR, whole genome shotgun sequence.
AAACTGTTGTACAAGTCATTGACGTAAATTTATGTCGTGAACAAATGAGATAATTTATAACAAGAGGGAAGAAACTTGACAACATGATTTTCACTCGACTTGAATATCAATTCATATCTAACATGATTACAAGAATAAGGAAAAATTCAAAGTAGATTGCAAGATTTATGATAGAAGACTAATAATGGAGATTATCATTGATTGGTAGTAGTCATCCATCATCCACTCAAGAtctcaaaagaaataaaaattaccagAACAAGTCCCATAATGTTTGTCCGCTCTCCCGCATAAACTGGGACTCTACTATGACCCATTGTCATTATTGAATTCAGGGTCTCCCTTCAGTGCAGAAAAGAATACTGTTAATAACAAAAGAAGACAGAAACATAGTGGAGAGAATGATAAAGATAGCACAAACCCACAAATTTAGAGTTGCATCCAAATCAAGGGAAAATGCCTTTGATATGGGAGTCATGGCATCTTTTGCAGTCTTTTCAGTCAATTCAAGCGCACCGGCTATGATGGTTGTCTCGTCATGCGTTAAATCTCCTCCTTTCCCAGCCTACACaggaaaacaaaattaagtttAGCCATGCTAAGTGAGAGCACAAAGCAGAGCCGAAACAAAAGAACTTGATCACAAGTGACATAATTGAGTAAGCCCACATCAAAATAACACTCAAGTGGATCTTATAGCATTCAAATGAATAAAGGCAATTGTTATACCGATTCCTCTCATACTACgcatttcaaattatatataccTCATTCCCATGAAAATCCACAAAAGTCTTAAGCTCCGCCCTCTTTAACAGAGCAGCTTTTCCTTTACCCAACATTCGATCAAGCACCTGAAAATATcacaatcttcatattttcataGGATCATATTATAGTAATATGCAGGATGTCTGTTTAGATTGACTTAATTGAGTTGATCTACTAACATAAGCACTTGCAAGACTGTTTGTGAGAgcttattgaaataatttatgacacgtccataagctgttttcaacttatttccacataagctctccaagatagcttatcaAAACAATTTGaccttattttatcttttatcatagaagaaatagtttatacataagtACTTATATGCTAAacacttatgctataagcacttaattaagttatttataCAAACAAGACTATAATGGCACTGTATAATAtatccacacacacacacacataattGGAAGCACACCTTACCTTGCTTATGGGATAAGCTATGGGATAGAATACTAAAAGAAGAACACGAACAAGCGGCGCTAGCGTAGCTCCAACCAGCAATCCATATCGTGTACAAACAGCTTGAGGCAATATCTGAAAAATGAATTCAGTGAACAAGGTATTAATTAACCTTACAAAACAAGAAAGTATATCACAGTAAATTTAGTTactaaaatcatataaataaataaataacgtgAACCTCTCCGAAGATGAGAATTAGGGTAACCGAAATCAAGACAGCAGCATAGGGTGGCACAATAGCATCAAGAAAAATAGGAAGAGTCtgcaaaaaaataagattattcaaaaaaaaaagagataataaAGAATTAAGTAACGATAGTGATTAAAAGAATAACTGTTACCTCCATGGCCAAGGAATTTCCGATCAAAAGAGTACAAAGCAAAAGATGCTGATTCTTAACAACTGGGAAAATTTTGGCGGCATGGATGCGATGTTGAGGGCGACCAGATTTGATGAGAACTTCAAGGTCGACGAGACCTAAAGACATGAGTCCAAGAGTGAGACCAGCCATAAGACCAGCGAAGCATACTAATCCTATGATCATCAATATGTATAGCCAGAATTTAGTTCCACAGCATCCTACATCTGCAGCCATCTCTTAACTGTGTGAGATGAGATGTTTACTGTGAAGGAGAAGATTGGTTAGGAAATAAGGTTTTTCATTGGTGTTTTGATGTTACCGCTTTTCTTCCCCACATATACCCATAAATACCAATGCCCGCAGCATAAACATAATCATTTTCGCTGAAAGCAaccttttcgttttttttttccctttttttgagggacttttttttttttttttttattcctacTACGCTTCTCCACTCGAacttcaatcttttttttaacttaactCATTTGtatcatttaaatttttgaattcgTATTTAATACTCCCTCAGTACCGTAACAACCgagtattttgtaaaaaaaatattatcataaaatgaccgattaattttactttttaatataatattaattttttttcaattataactctaattaatactactttcgtcattctcaattcaatatattccactttgcatttatgatagcgTAGAATGCACCAATACATAACAATAACACTAAAAACCCTTTTTCTATCTcctttatttatacatttttcttaatacgtgtaaAATAAGTAAACGACTCAGTTAATccgggacggatggagtatattactccctccgtcctttaAGCacattttttactaaaaatttatctctaaatataaacttttttcaaattattagatgcatttattatttttcctaatCATACCCTTAATTAATATTGCTaacttatcttgaaatatgaaaaataaaatgtaataaacatataaacaaaggacaatttgataatattaacacataaaatagacacattaattacactaacattttttcttaagaaatgtgaaaaatgcaAAGAGTGCTTACATACGAGGACGAGGGGAGTATACAATtctcttttgcaaaagtttgaattttctCAACAAAGAATTAAATGAATATTCACCATTATCCCCCTTTCACCAAACTCGGTTAAAAAGGGTTTATATGGATATTTATTGTTAAGATGATATTTCTAGATTCACCGTTCTCAAAATTGTGTTTCATATgtatattatttagttttagtTTAAAACAAGATTGATCTATTACTTAATTTGTAATGTAGTTGATGAAAAATGTATCTGCAAAAACAGAATTGAATTGGGAagcaattaaaagaaaatgtatcTGATTAATCAATGTAGTGTCGTAAACACTTATCGGAACTTCCACATCGATGTTAAATGATCATTTAATCACTTTTTTAATaaaggagaaatgatatttgaataaccattttttacaacttttgtgacaactttctctctcatgctcacattatctttttactttctctctctattgttttggtttttgtgcacttacctcatttcctttgtaaaattttgattgtcataaaagttgtcatatatatggatgttcaaataacacaactcttaatAAAGTTTGATGGATTAAGGGATCAATAtgtgacaaaaatatattaaagggCTAACCTCCTTTCGAAAAAATATGCTAAAGGACTTTCTTATCACTTTCACTAATATAAAAGACGAATATAAAACTTAAATGATCAATCAAATATAAAACTCTAAACTTGATTGTTATTTAAATCCAAAATATGTTACTATTTTAGTTTCTACTTGAAtgtatgcatttttttatacattggaaaaaaatttattataagatGTCTGGCAATAAATAAAACACCAAGACATCATCAATATAATTAGGAGTATCTTCAATCCACACATTCTCATGATGAAATGATGCGTATTTTGCTAAATAATGTGCAGTTTGATTGGCTTCACGCCTAATgtattgtaaattttaaaaatgacaagTTAAAAGtctaaaatcatcaacaatggtaCCCATGTATGAAATAGGTGATTAGCAAATATCATATTTTGCGAATCAGATTCAACAATCATGTTCAAGAATAACGTATCCTTTGCGAATTCCACACTTTTTTCATCGTCATTGCTTCAGCCATATTtgaatttggtaaaattgatgTTTTCCAACATACtgtagcaacaacaacacccTCAGAGTCTCTAACAATCGTCGACAGTCCCCATGTTCCATCCTCATTCTGTCTAGTTGCATTGGTGTTGAGTTTGTACCAGCCAGGTGGAGGGAAAGTTCATCGCACATTTGAAGTAGGTACGAGACAACCTTGGACTGCATCTCAAACTCACAACCGCATTAATTCCTTCGAAACATCTTTTATTTCTCTGTATCCAACACAAATACCGTGATTTTTTACAAGCACctaatattcatatttatattatacataaaaataGCTCAATAGCTCATTATAAAAATGccatatttttatgaaaaatgcttTAGACACTCATACACCTGATCTATTCGGAGATAAATAAATCAAGAGTGGTGTAATAGTCGTGATCGAAAGagagaaatatagaaaaatgaGGTGTTAAATGATTgttgaagaataaaaaattgttcaaattaGGGGTGGCGAAAAAATTCGTGCCCGTGGGTATCCGTTGATAAAATCTGTCATGGGCATGGAGCGGGTAGCTAAACGGGTATCCACGATTATAATAAACAGGTATTTAACTATCCGTTACTTTATGGGGATGGATACGGATTTGATGATACTCGTGCCCGAAGGTATCCGTACCcgttaataaattaatttactaaaatatctaTGTGTATAAGAGTTTGGTGTCtcaaaaaaaacctattttccTCATGTCTCAAATGCGAAGATTTTGGATGGATTtatccttttattttacttcaagAATTTGTATGGATTATGTAAGAATCATGAATTTTGTATGCTTTATGGTATGGTGAATTTGCATGAGATTATGTAAGATGAATCTGTTTGGATTATGAAATTAGAATGGAACATATTATGTATGGATGTTTAAAAGTTGAAGTTTGtaggtaattaaaaaaatatttgtctttgtacaaaaaattaattaaaaaattcatggGTACCTACGAATATCCGTGGGTATTTATATACTCGTGAGTTACTCGTATAGAAATACTCGCACGGGTATGAGGACGGGCACGGGCACCATATTTATTCAACGGAACGGGTACGGGTATCATACCACTCGTACTCATGGACAGGGACGGACCTAGAAATTTTGGACAGTTAAATCCAATTATCTTAGGTCATATCAGTAATTGGATAATACAATTGTTTTATAGAGCAAGTTCTATATAagaacaaatacaaataaaaaatgtttgggCAGATATATATTGAGGACTTTGTAATTTACTAACTATTAGGTAATATTTTAAAACCACTGCTACACACAGTCACAAACACTACCACACCCCAAACATGTActagtattttaaaataaaaaattctaaactaAGTGAGGGCCCGGCCCACATAGTAGAACACGTGGGTCCGTCCCTGCTCATGGATACCCATTAATATCCTTAGTTAAATATAAGAGCATTTTTGTACAAAACTACAATGTTATTTTTGGAATCAAATGGATGCGTTGGATATACGATTTTAATTTATTCGAGGATACGAATTTCTCAGCTTATGCGCCATGTTGCTAACATTAAATATTTGGAATTATATTGGAAGGCCGATTCTGCACATCTGCTTGTGCATTTGTGTATTCGTAAAGAAGTTCAAAATGCAATTCTGTTTCTGAGCACTAatctttgtttatattatttaaaaatgagACACTATCCCTTcagcttaaattttttttacataaaaaagttaaaattaaatttcttttttatgggAAGATCATACAATCCACTTAATTTGTGCATGTGAGTGACGGATATTGACGAGAAAAACTTTATTTTGGataaataatgatttattttttttcacaaaattttggataaataatgattaaatgctACCTTTTatacctcttaaaaaaaatattactagcTTTTATAGGAACACTATGTCTTATTCAAATATGATTGATTAAAAATACATtgacacaatattttttcttggaaaatgcTATAGAGTGTGTTAAAGACattgtttaagaaaacaaatatagaaaatagACTAAATTGCACATTTGATCTTTTAGataattttcaagttttgttttgatcccttaaataaCAAGACGTCTGTATGGGTCTCTTAACTATGTCTCTGTCTGTCAAAGTGGTCTCTTCCGTCAgttttttactataaatatctAAGGTGTACCAGTATTGTAGTCTGTAGATAGTCTATCATAaaccttattttaatttttttaaaatacctctGATATTCTTTTGAAAAGAGTTGACCGTTAAATCATGTAAATCTATTATATCTTATGGTGAATCACCATCAATAACAACAAAACTGTACGGAAGATCCTTTAAATCAAAACTTCAAACAAATCCCTTGCTTCTTTTAgacagaaaaataaatcatttatctttctAAAAGACAACAAAGTCGGAGCTTTAATGACTTTTCGTTCAATTGTTAAGAAAAAATGACTTTTCGTTCAAAACCGTTAGTGTGGCAttctattgaaatttaatttgttatttttgtatCTTTAATTTTGAATTCTGGTGCcgttttgactttatttttgaaCTTGGATGTTATTTTAGCTGGTATTTGATGAATAAAAGAATTATAGTTTCGTATTAATGGGATCaaaattataccaaaatttCAAAGTAAAGACACGCCAGCCAATTAAATGTCAAAAGATGCCCAGAATAAAGCAAATTTTCgtggttttggaagaaaaatCACTAAAGATTCAACATAGCTGTTGTTTAGAATGagaatcataaaaaaatcttcTATTGACCAAAAAGTGACGAGAAAATAAGAGtaagaaacttaaaaaacaGAAGTGATATATGGTGCGAAGGTTTTTTCGCACATATAACACGAACGCGTGCAAATCCATTTGCTAAGGCTACATCttgtttataataaataaattaaaataggcAAAGTACTTCAAACCGCCATTATCACCAACGCTGTTAGTTGttgcaatattttttatctGTACAATTTTCCATCTGTACGGTGCAAAGATGATCAATACCTCAGCCATATTTAGTGTGACTATGCAGCAGTGTATTCAATGGCATGCAACTCTGCAGCATGGCTGCCACTCTACAATGGTGTTTCCAATTAGGAGAGAGACGTCCGTCGGTCGACATCAACATGCCGAAACTACAAGACTAAGTGATTGAGGAAGAGGTACATCAGACGCCTTGAGAAGGAGGGATCACCTTTTCTCCATGGTTGGTGGGCGGtggcaacaacaacataggagGTGGGTTAAATTTGTCATTTCGCTGAATTAAAGTGATCGTGAGAGAGGGATAGGAATATCATATGGTCATCAATGATACAAGTCATTCGTGTGGATAGTGCGAAAAATTATGTCGCACAATTAAGcatttctccttaaaaaaagtgtttcGTAATCTGCAATTATGTTGAAGTTTGTTTTCAATCATTGGATCATAAGTTACATTATAAAACATTTGATCTCTTAGTAAGACCTAATGCACCATAGAAAACGAACTTAAATATGgtgaaaacaaatttttgtaaGACTTGTCACACTCACACATGGCATAAGACTTGTTTCATGGTGCAAAACTTATCTCATTtgtgttttataaaattgacctaaaaaataaacttaatcgAGGGAGTAACAACATGGTAAAATGTTCAGTTAATATCAGTCCCTTAATATACTCATTTACCGTGATATCAGTCTCtttaaatacttatttattctCATATCAATCCCGTTAAGAAAAGAGTTACGGACTTACTGTCAACATTGATGattattttaaactattttGACCAACGAGGTGCATAATttaagactattttaaaatttcaatacattaaagAAATTATAAGGACTACTCGTCACACatttaaagacaaaaatgattatttgcCCAATAATTATATAAGTTGTTGTTATACAAGCGAAGGTAGTCAAGGTACCCACATCTAGCAAAAAGTAATTTGTAATGGGAACCACAGAATGTCACTTTTTTTGTACTTGAAAAAAAGGACAGGCAAGACATGGAAAGAACAGAAACATGTACGTGTGGTAGTCGTGGACTACATTGTTACCTAGCCTTTCATTAAGGCCAATAAGCTGGATACGATTTAAGTATCTCTCAAGCGTTGGTTGTGTGTGGTTCTCTTTCCTTATCCCAACCCCAAACCTCTTTAAACTCttctatatataaataacaTGCATTATCCTCTTCACAAACCTCTTAATCCCTTATTTTGTGTAACACACAATCATGTCTG
It encodes:
- the LOC25490187 gene encoding DUF21 domain-containing protein At1g47330, whose amino-acid sequence is MAADVGCCGTKFWLYILMIIGLVCFAGLMAGLTLGLMSLGLVDLEVLIKSGRPQHRIHAAKIFPVVKNQHLLLCTLLIGNSLAMETLPIFLDAIVPPYAAVLISVTLILIFGEILPQAVCTRYGLLVGATLAPLVRVLLLVFYPIAYPISKVLDRMLGKGKAALLKRAELKTFVDFHGNEAGKGGDLTHDETTIIAGALELTEKTAKDAMTPISKAFSLDLDATLNLETLNSIMTMGHSRVPVYAGERTNIMGLVLVKNLFMVDSKAAVPLRKMIIRKIPRVSENMPLYDILNEFQKGHSHIAVVYRDLNDKKEISKKIKNEEQLEFKDSCRNKGKSAPLDKGTVLDSHDTVTAGSKTDGGPQVKKSPPATPAFKKRHRGCSYCILDLDNAPLPVFPPNEVVVGVISMEDVIEELLQEEILDETDEYVNIHNKIKVNMNASKEKVPDANLLQPSNLAVQGHTPTNSISTATSATGSPTTIDQISESESLRNQ